From the genome of Malus sylvestris chromosome 6, drMalSylv7.2, whole genome shotgun sequence, one region includes:
- the LOC126624959 gene encoding probable thylakoidal processing peptidase 2, chloroplastic produces the protein MAIRVTLSFSGYMAQNLASSASLLAGNCRGFQECWVRSWVFGSNQKPDLDPAVPVRNYQTQFSRSKHSTAAVKPLPSLYTALTEEILGESCKSPIVMGLISLLKSTAIAIGVSSALACLGISPFKSGSVMLFFIFFLQVSKWLLCNESVPVSIMKEVDKGGALCVDDIAEASQLSKKDIGRTGFLSRLLNYCSEDTKAVFTAVTVSVLFKSFLAKPRSIPSTSMYPTLDVGDRRLARSLRELRSSTWGST, from the coding sequence ATGGCTATCCGCGTAACCCTCAGCTTCTCCGGCTATATGGCCCAAAACCTAGCATCCTCAGCAAGCCTCCTCGCGGGGAACTGTCGAGGATTTCAGGAATGCTGGGTTCGGTCTTGGGTATTCGGATCCAACCAGAAGCCTGATCTCGACCCCGCCGTCCCCGTCCGCAATTACCAGACCCAATTTTCCCGCTCGAAGCATTCGACGGCTGCCGTTAAGCCCTTGCCGTCATTATACACCGCTCTCACCGAGGAGATTCTGGGCGAGAGCTGCAAGAGCCCGATCGTGATGGGCTTGATCTCGCTTCTGAAGTCAACGGCTATCGCCATCGGCGTCTCTTCGGCTCTGGCCTGTTTGGGGATTTCGCCGTTTAAATCCGGTTCGGTCatgcttttttttatattttttttacaggtCTCAAAGTGGTTGCTCTGCAACGAGTCTGTCCCGGTGTCGATAATGAAGGAAGTGGATAAAGGTGGAGCGTTGTGTGTCGATGACATTGCAGAAGCCTCGCAGCTCTCCAAGAAAGACATTGGGAGGACCGGTTTTTTGTCGCGGTTGTTGAATTATTGCTCGGAAGACACTAAGGCTGTGTTCACTGCTGTTACAGTCAGTGTATTGTTTAAGTCTTTCTTGGCTAAGCCCCGATCAATTCCCTCAACTTCAATGTACCCTACTCTCGATGTCGGCGATCGGAGATTGGCGAGATCGCTTCGCGAATTGCGCAGCTCTACTTGGGGCAGTACATAA
- the LOC126624951 gene encoding uncharacterized protein LOC126624951 encodes MDPLPLPPLPTTVTTTATTAATSMQLNYPDSVDSSPRSRNADTWDDPLPQVPGAKLRLMCSYGGHIIPRPHDKSLCYVGGETRIIVAERHSTLSDLCSRLSRTLLNGRPFSLKYQLPNEDLHSLISVTTDEDLDNMVEEYDRTASASPHKPSRLRLFLFFVKPETTASMGVLLDDAKSESWFVDALNGSGLPRNLSDSATMDCLLTRSEKSCNDLEAQGDFFGDNNKQGNNVVMKNVDNVVVHDVHSINQESPFVENSTSSCGSSTSSPCLSNLPPIRVRMDENGARLMQGGNRGVGIEEQFAQISASYAAVVAAPPPMVVNSGALPPSGGQVMNASGVSGENVNRLDDERSSDQSMPVGFRKPPLPLPLQPLQVNKAGGGGGGYSLPSPDSVTSDSSITSANSLSKPMYYQEQIQAANRDNIRGPASPNTPGDASDPGSQNQVQQVQDSRYAIPPQSDQQQQQQQLQQQQQQQQQQFVHASTHYMHHPAAGQVPMQSYYTMYAPPSQQQPHHQMDHQQYPVYLMPVAQSQQSFNIPMQPNMVDTSVVASSRFTSPNPGSAVYKDSNIPPVYPTMTASPEVSASVYKTAVPQTPTLVQMPSNQYQQQYMGFSQMHHHPSQSIAMPPSATANYSYEYANPQHEQVFYTQHQAAPLPPQYQSMTPAAAAAAVALSEESKHQLPAYSADQTTQP; translated from the exons ATGGATCCACTGCCACTACCGCCTCTCCCCACCACAGTCACCACCACCGCAACTACGGCAGCCACTAGCATGCAACTCAATTACCCCGACTCCGTGGACTCCTCCCCTCGCTCCCGCAATGCCGACACCTGGGACGACCCTCTCCCTCAAGTCCCCGGCGCCAAGCTCCGCCTCATGTGCAGCTACGGCGGCCACATCATCCCCCGCCCCCATGACAAGTCCCTCTGCTACGTCGGTGGCGAAACCCGCATTATTGTCGCCGAGCGCCACTCCACTCTCTCCGACCTCTGCTCCCGCCTCTCCCGAACGCTCCTCAACGGCCGCCCCTTCTCCCTCAAGTACCAGCTCCCCAACGAAGACCTCCACTCCCTCATCTCCGTCACCACCGATGAAGATCTCGACAACATGGTCGAAGAATACGACCGCACCGCCTCCGCCTCCCCCCACAAACCCTCCCGCCTCCGACTGTTCCTCTTCTTCGTGAAACCCGAAACCACCGCGTCGATGGGTGTTCTGCTCGACGACGCAAAGTCCGAGTCTTGGTTCGTCGACGCGCTGAACGGGTCGGGTCTTCCGAGGAACCTGTCGGATTCTGCCACCATGGATTGCTTGCTGACGAGGAGTGAGAAATCTTGCAATGATTTAGAGGCGCAAGGCGACTTCTTCGGAGACAACAACAAACAGGGAAACAACGTTGTGATGAAAAATGTTGATAATGTGGTTGTCCATGATGTTCATTCGATCAATCAAGAGTCCCCATTTGTCGAGAACAGTACTTCGTCATGCGGGTCGTCTACTTCGTCGCCTTGCTTGTCGAATTTGCCTCCGATTCGGGTTCGAATGGACGAAAATGGGGCAAGATTGATGCAGGGTGGTAACAGGGGTGTTGGGATTGAGGAGCAGTTTGCTCAGATAAGTGCTAGTTATGCTGCTGTTGTTGCTGCTCCGCCGCCAATGGTGGTGAATTCGGGTGCTTTGCCACCATCTGGGGGTCAGGTGATGAATGCTTCAGGTGTTTCTGGAGAAAATGTGAACAGGCTAGATGATGAAAGATCATCGGATCAGAGTATGCCGGTCGGATTTCGTAAGCCTCCCCTGCCATTGCCATTGCAGCCCTTGCAAGTTAATAAGGCtggtggcggcggcggaggTTATAGTTTACCTTCACCGGACTCAGTTACAAG TGATAGTAGCATTACATCTGCCAACTCTCTCTCCAAACCAATGTACTACCAAGAGCAGATTCAAGCTGCAAACAGGGACAACATCAGAGGTCCTGCTAGCCCTAATACACCCGGCGATGCTTCCGATCCGGGATCTCAAAATCAAGTTCAGCAAGTCCAGGATTCCAGGTACGCTATCCCTCCACAATCAGatcaacagcagcagcagcagcaactgcaacaacagcagcagcagcaacaacaacaatttgTCCATGCCAGCACACATTACATGCACCATCCCGCCGCAGGCCAAGTGCCAATGCAATCTTACTACACAATGTATGCGCCGCCGTCACAGCAACAGCCTCATCACCAAATGGATCACCAGCAGTATCCAGTCTATTTGATGCCTGTTGCACAGTCACAACAGTCCTTCAATATCCCTATGCAACCTAACATGGTTGACACGAGCGTGGTTGCCTCAAGCCGCTTTACATCCCCAAATCCTGGTTCTGCCGTTTACAAGGACAGTAATATCCCACCCGTTTATCCCACAATGACGGCTTCACCTGAAGTGTCTGCAAGTGTTTACAAAACGGCTGTGCCACAAACTCCAACATTAGTCCAAATGCCTTCTAACCAATACCAGCAGCAATACATGGGGTTCTCTCAAATGCATCACCATCCTTCTCAGTCCATTGCCATGCCTCCGTCTGCAACTGCTAATTACTCTTACGAATACGCAAATCCTCAACATGAACAAGTGTTCTACACACAGCATCAGGCCGCCCCGTTGCCTCCTCAATACCAGTCTATGACTCCTGCAGCAGCTGCCGCAGCAGTGGCACTGTCAGAGGAATCGAAACACCAGCTACCGGCATATTCAGCAGATCAGACCACACAACCATAA